The Pseudomonas rhizosphaerae genomic sequence GCCGATGTTTCGTGAAGCCCTGCGCTTGCGCCGCTGCCTGATTCCGGCCAACGGTTTCTACGAGTGGCGGGGCAATGTGCGCAAGCGGCCGTTCTGGCTGACGCCGGGAGAGGGTTCGTCGCTGTTTTTCGCGGGTATCTGGGAGGCCTATCCGGTGCAGGAGCAGGTGTGGTTGAGCACGGCGGTGGTGACCCAGCCAGCCATGAGCCAGCGTCGGCCGTTGATCCTCGATGCCGCAGGCCAGGCGTCCTGGCTGGACCCGGAAACGCCTATGGCCATCCTGCAGTCGCTGCTGGCCGCGCCCCAGGCCGCGCTGCGCGAACGCCCCCTGGCGAACCTGGTCAACGACCCCAAACTCAATGCCCCGGAGTGCCTCACCCCGGCGTGATGGCCACCCAAAGACCGCGTCGCTCTTTTCGCGGCCACTGACCGCTCCCACGGGGGTGTGTCGTGGTGGATATGCACCGTGTAGGATACCGGCAAGTTTCCCAGGAGAGTCCCAATGGGCAAGTTCTTCATTCCGGCCACCTTGGCCGTCAGCGTCCTGCTGGCCGGTTGTCAGGCCGTCAACACCACTAGCTCCGGCGCCGTGGGTGTCGATCGCAAGCAATACATGTTCAGCATGTTGTCCACCGAAGAGGTGAACAAGATGTACGCACAGTCCTACCAGCAGACCTTGACCGAGGCCAGTGGCAAGGGCGTGCTCGACAAGACCAGCGCCGAGGCCAAGCGCGTGCAGGCGATCGCCGATCGACTGATCGCCCAGGCCCCCAAGCTGCGGCCGGATTCGGCGCAGTGGCAGTGGGAAGTGAACCTGATCAAGAGCGACGAACTCAACGCCAACTGCGGTCCCGGTGGCAAGATCATCGTCTACACCGGCCTGATCGACAAACTGAAGCTGAGCGACGACGAAATCGCCGCCGTGATGGGCCATGAAATTGCCCACGCCCTGCGCGAGCACGGTCGCGAAGCGATGTCCAAGGCCTATGGCATCCAGATGGCGCGCAACGGCGCAGGGGCCTTGCTGGGCCTTGGCGAAGACAGCCTGAAACTGGCCGACACCGTGGTCAATTACAGCCTGACCTTGCCCAACAGCCGCGGCAACGAGAACGAAGCCGACCTGTTCGGGCTGGAGCTGTCGGCGCGCGCGGGATTCGACCCCAACGCCGCCATTACCCTGTGGAACAAGATGACCGCGGCGGCAGGCAGTAACTCGCCACCGGAATTCATGAGCACCCACCCGGCGTCGGCGAGCCGGATATCGTCATTGCAGGCGGCGATCCCGAAAGTCATGCCGTTGTATGAGCAGGCGAAGAAGTCCTGATACACCGCGGCGCCTGATTCGCGGCCGCTGACCGCTCCCACATTGATTGGTCCGTGTGAGGACATCCCTCGTGGGAGCGGTCAGCGGCCGCGAAAGCCGTATCACCGATCTTGACGCCTAAACCCAGCCGCTCACCTTCATCGCCTGATAAACGGCGACGAACGCCAGGATGAAAAACGCCCCCGAGGCCAATCGGCGGATCAGCGTCAAGGGCAGCTTGTCGGCCGCGAAATTACCCGCCAGCACCACCGGCACGTTGGCAATCAGCATGCCCAGCGTGGTGCCGATGATGACCATCAGCAGATGCGGATACTGCGCTGCCAGCATCACCGTCGCGACCTGGGTCTTGTCGCCGATCTCGGCAATGAAGAACGCAATCAGCGTGGTCATGAACGGCCCGTAGCGGCGAGCGGTGTTGGCCTCGTCGTCGTCGATCTTGTCCGGTATCAAGGTCCACAGCGCGGTGGCGGCAAAGCTTGCGGCGAGAATCCAGTGCAATGCGGCGTCCGAGAAGAAGCTGCTGAACCAGGCACCCACTGCGCCGGCTGCCGCATGGTTGGCCAGGGTTGCAGCGACGATGCCTGCGATGATCGGCCAGGGCTTGCGAAAGCGCGCCGCAAGGATCAGCGCGAGCAACTGGGTCTTGTCGCCAATTTCGGCCAAGGCCACCAGCCCGGTAGGGACAAGCAGGGATTCCAACATCAGGAGCGTTCCTATGGGGGCGGGTCGACACGGCTATGACACGAACAGCCTCCCCGCCCCGGGTAAGGTGTGCGTGTCATAGGTCTTGTCAAACCTGGGCCGTCTGTGCGGCCGCTGGGTCGCACGCGCCATGGCCTGAGGGCCAAGTATGTTGACGCGTGCCTTGCGAGCTGGCGCTCGCGGGAGACTACTCCCCTAGGACGGAGCGGATTCTGCCTAGGCGATCACGATAGGGCAAGAAAATATTTCGCTATTTGACGGCTCGATAAATCTTGAAACCGCGGCCTTCGGACAGCGTCTGGCAACGCCCGAAAGCCCCTTCGATCAGCGGCTGGTAGCGTAGGAAGCTGTTGGCAACCAAGCGCAGTTCGCCACCTTTTTTCAGATGTTGGCTGGATTTTTCCAGCAAGTTTTCAGCGGCATGGTAGTTGGTGTGCACGCCTGCGTGGAACGGTGGATTGCTGATGATCGCGTCCAGATGCAGCGGCGCGGCGTCGATACCGTCGCCGGTGATGACGCACGCCTCCAGGCCGTTGGCCGCCAGGGTCAAGCGACTGCTGGCCGTAGCGAAAGCGTCGACATCGAGCATGGTCACCTGGTTGTCCGGGTAGCGGCGCTTGAGACTGGCGCCGACCACGCCGGCACCGCAGCCGAAATCCAGCAGATGGCCGCGGGGCAGGCCGTCGATGTGTTCGAGCAGCAGCTCGGTGCCGCGGTCCAGCCGGCCATGGCTGAACACACCCGGCAGGCTGACCACGGTCAACGGCTCGCCGGCGATCTCGAGCTGATAACGCTGGGCCAGGCTTTCCAGCTCCACGGCCTGTGGCGCCTGTTCGACCGTCACCTGCCACAGCTGACAATGGCGTGCGCTGTCCAGCTTGCGCGGCTTGCCGAAACCATGCAGCAGCTTCGCCGCACCCTCGATGCCGCCACGCTTCTCGCCCACCAGGTATAGCTCGCGGCCTTGCAAGCGAGCGGCCAGGGCATTGAGCAGATAGCTGGTCAGGTCACGGGACTTGGGCAGGAACAGAACCGCGCCCTCGAACAGAGTTTCAGGAACGTTCACCCCGAAATGGCTGCGGCCTTCGAAGCGTGCCTCCAACGCCGCCTGATCGCCTGCGTGCCAGCACCAGCCGGCGGCGTTCGGCAACTGGCCGAAGAGGTCGTCGGCCGGCAGCCCGGCCAGCAACAGCTGGCCTTGAAACAGATTGGCCTGACGAAGCAGCACTTCACTGCGCGGGTCCATGGGAGGGCTCCTGGCAAAAGCGCGGATTCTAACAGACCGCGGCCCTTGTCAGACGCTGCGGATGGGCTGGCCGGCGAAGAAGGCCGTGGCGTTTTCCGCCAGTTGGCCAATGATCCGCTGACGTGCCTCGACACTGCCCCAGGCGCTGTGCGGGGTGATGATCAGGCGCGGGATGTCGTCGGCCAGCAGCGGGTTGCCGTCCACCGGCGGTTCCACGCTGAGCACGTCGGTCGCTGCACCGCCCAGGTGGCCGCGGCGCAGGGCATCGGCCAGCGCTTGTTCGTTGATCATGCCGCCGCGTGCGGTGTTGACCACGAAGGCGCTGGGCTTGAGCAGGGCCAGTTCCGGCGCGCCGATCATGTCCCGCGTGTGCTCGTTGAGCGGGCAGTGCAAGGTCAGGGCATCGACCTGCGGCAGCAGTTCGTGCAGCGGCAAGCGATCGGCACGGTCGGGACGACCGGGAATCTGCCCCAGCAGCACGCGCATGCCGAAAGCTTCGGCAAGCTTGGCGACTGCGCCGCCCAGTTCGCCATGGCCCAGCAGGCCGAGGGTCTTGCCTTCCAGTTCGACGATGGGGAAATCCAGCAGGCAGAACTGCTTGGCCCGCTGCCATTTGCCGGCCGCAATGGCCTGCTGGTAGTCAGGCAGTCGCGTTGCCAGTGCCAGCAACAGCATCAGCGTGTGTTGCGCCACCGAGGGGGTGCCGTAGCCTTGGCAGTTGCACACGGTGATACCCAGCTTGCGCGCGGCCTCGAGGTCGACGTTGTTGGTGCCGGTGGCC encodes the following:
- a CDS encoding 2-hydroxyacid dehydrogenase — encoded protein: MPATRAAFLDYSSLDLGDLDPSALKACFEDLQFYPSTTPEQLPERLRGLNVVISNKIALDAATLQACPDLKLVMVSATGTNNVDLEAARKLGITVCNCQGYGTPSVAQHTLMLLLALATRLPDYQQAIAAGKWQRAKQFCLLDFPIVELEGKTLGLLGHGELGGAVAKLAEAFGMRVLLGQIPGRPDRADRLPLHELLPQVDALTLHCPLNEHTRDMIGAPELALLKPSAFVVNTARGGMINEQALADALRRGHLGGAATDVLSVEPPVDGNPLLADDIPRLIITPHSAWGSVEARQRIIGQLAENATAFFAGQPIRSV
- a CDS encoding SOS response-associated peptidase, with the protein product MCGRFALFRWSPGFAAQEGFPQGQQAQWNISPGDSVLIQRREGERSTLAKARWGLTPPWLTDLSRTPAHARAETVAEQPMFREALRLRRCLIPANGFYEWRGNVRKRPFWLTPGEGSSLFFAGIWEAYPVQEQVWLSTAVVTQPAMSQRRPLILDAAGQASWLDPETPMAILQSLLAAPQAALRERPLANLVNDPKLNAPECLTPA
- a CDS encoding TMEM165/GDT1 family protein; translation: MLESLLVPTGLVALAEIGDKTQLLALILAARFRKPWPIIAGIVAATLANHAAAGAVGAWFSSFFSDAALHWILAASFAATALWTLIPDKIDDDEANTARRYGPFMTTLIAFFIAEIGDKTQVATVMLAAQYPHLLMVIIGTTLGMLIANVPVVLAGNFAADKLPLTLIRRLASGAFFILAFVAVYQAMKVSGWV
- a CDS encoding M48 family metallopeptidase, translating into MGKFFIPATLAVSVLLAGCQAVNTTSSGAVGVDRKQYMFSMLSTEEVNKMYAQSYQQTLTEASGKGVLDKTSAEAKRVQAIADRLIAQAPKLRPDSAQWQWEVNLIKSDELNANCGPGGKIIVYTGLIDKLKLSDDEIAAVMGHEIAHALREHGREAMSKAYGIQMARNGAGALLGLGEDSLKLADTVVNYSLTLPNSRGNENEADLFGLELSARAGFDPNAAITLWNKMTAAAGSNSPPEFMSTHPASASRISSLQAAIPKVMPLYEQAKKS
- a CDS encoding class I SAM-dependent methyltransferase codes for the protein MDPRSEVLLRQANLFQGQLLLAGLPADDLFGQLPNAAGWCWHAGDQAALEARFEGRSHFGVNVPETLFEGAVLFLPKSRDLTSYLLNALAARLQGRELYLVGEKRGGIEGAAKLLHGFGKPRKLDSARHCQLWQVTVEQAPQAVELESLAQRYQLEIAGEPLTVVSLPGVFSHGRLDRGTELLLEHIDGLPRGHLLDFGCGAGVVGASLKRRYPDNQVTMLDVDAFATASSRLTLAANGLEACVITGDGIDAAPLHLDAIISNPPFHAGVHTNYHAAENLLEKSSQHLKKGGELRLVANSFLRYQPLIEGAFGRCQTLSEGRGFKIYRAVK